The genomic segment CCCTCGGCCATGAGGGGGGTTGCGTGTTGCAGCTTTCCAACGCGGAGGAAATCTCCGCGCGTCGTGTGGAAATTGAGGACATGTGCCGGGCGATGATGCCATCGGGGCTCACGGCGGATGTCATGCTCAGCGCGGGATTCCTTGATGTGGAGATCCTCAAGACATGCCGTCTTCTGGAACCGGACCTTCTGGTGGTTGGAGAGCAAAGCGGGGCCGACAAATGCCGGCGGGAGCTGACAACAATGGGCGCTGCCGATACCGCGGAACTGACCGCCCGGACAGCTCCATGTCCGGTTATGGCAATTCCCGCCGCTGCGAAACCCGACACCTTATCCGGCGCGTTCCAGCGCATCCTGATAGCCAGTGATCTCACTCCGGGAACAACCGGCATTTTCAAAGTGGCGGAACAGATTTCCGCTCAGGAGAATGCGGAGTTGCGCGCATTCCATGTCCTGGCCGCGGATGAGTCCGTTTCGGACAGGACAGCCCTGAACTGCAAAATTGAAAAGGCAAAGAAACAGTTGACGTATCTTTGCCGGAATCTGCCCGTAGCCTGCCTGACCGCTGCCCGTGAAGGGGAGCCTGCTCTGGAGATCCTGAAATACATGCGCGAACACGATGTAGATTTATTAATCATGGCAACGCATTGCTATAACGCAAACCCAGAAGAACAAAACGGAGCCGTCGCGGCAGC from the Desulfonatronum thiosulfatophilum genome contains:
- a CDS encoding universal stress protein; translation: MFKLILLALSDRGDGKAAFQAASSMAVRNNAGFTVLHVSTPLGHEGGCVLQLSNAEEISARRVEIEDMCRAMMPSGLTADVMLSAGFLDVEILKTCRLLEPDLLVVGEQSGADKCRRELTTMGAADTAELTARTAPCPVMAIPAAAKPDTLSGAFQRILIASDLTPGTTGIFKVAEQISAQENAELRAFHVLAADESVSDRTALNCKIEKAKKQLTYLCRNLPVACLTAAREGEPALEILKYMREHDVDLLIMATHCYNANPEEQNGAVAAAVINRARCPVMLVGPAVATINPDVSARTPRGNK